The following are encoded together in the Oreochromis aureus strain Israel breed Guangdong linkage group 18, ZZ_aureus, whole genome shotgun sequence genome:
- the ankrd12 gene encoding ankyrin repeat domain-containing protein 12 isoform X1 — MAKPGSDRDGAMVDKQAGKKSKDKLSPFTKTPKLDRSELLGKEGKAKSSMKRKLSFTTSPPRAEERDSDTDDSDPGQSSETWGERLVPPCRIYADKDGPDKKKVKKEAGGKKSQAPNFLFGYPLSERKQMALLMQMTANSPDSTPSHPSQTTPVQKKVPSSASSRQKDKVNKRNERGETPLHMAAIRGDAKQVKELISLGADVNVKDFAGWTPLHEACNLGYYDVAKVLIAAGAEVNTQGLDDDTPLHDASSSGHKDIVKLLLRHGGNAFQANKRGERPVDVADSQELEQLLKGEGAVSDHDDSSSESEDPPSVNPSSVDDNMEDSDTEKDSATKASSSMPGMDEYEFKDEEEEDDLSKALNDRHILRRELRQPEKEDKDRNHVAVKQSNKGDSSSKSKKQKTSRVHCSSDTSSDETESLSEKRSSPTCSHSSENVRPDTRSKKDNTEQKDKGKVKRKSKSQNKNKENQEDGKENSKTLVLSLATVSESTEKGREEDSFKMSFSPKDDSSVHLFHLSAIKSPKLNHSLTDKQTPLKQENVKMCVSITDSSCPVDGVKYNHYTDADYCTEGSSTKGCKHKEKSKHQQKDSSVDGDDGHSSPYKDSSIGNNIDSEGALRKTDLDGKVVKKHKFKHKEKDKHRREYEAERSRQRQKEARKDSHRNLEFDREFWKENFFKSDETDEPLPVKKESEDNSSLQKTADSSPVKDERNPKEKHSGSKEKRPREEREKDKSVKKERKEAAGREEKVKDSKLSEHDEKVDCHGSGRIPEESLQSNSMKEETEEKPISGITADQEQLEPAEKGSREKTDKRLPGKEKDSDKMEKRHLDKEKKVKTEHSDKTEPQNSVDRWKEKERAGSISSVSPGEKSSKENEKLKSLTTTKKHEDSRKSKDKFDKRSDKERQDRDYNAGDHREKDRTSSDRKGKPLEKTTDHSKSDRTKEKDFDRKRRDKIKDGTLSSTSNLKLLLEEKKSHLSESGKSLSTKSKEEAVRTPEKDRDRRDRDKDSDRHKDKDKERHKDRSQQAKISKAKSSETEADKAKLKAPPAIRDAKPKEKRLVNDDLMQTSFERMLSMKDQEIELWHRKHLEKLKQKERERLKQRPVADPGKSKPKDRTKTEPCLSKELTRSKSSETPDIHSRDKPLKDGTSPRTVSLDGKSLPSISAKVISAVENCLTRSPRPENDRCGIISRSVSLVSVASSEDSCQATTLTPRNAEYDSDVNMETSDSQPAFLQSSLVIQATRSPSVHDKDCNSLPDVSQGNRVISSRHESPYLRAILDEDANSSTEGKAVENLPKSNLPAISGEEPRMKEASETEESLSTQQNSNSVTDPVTEREGSTAGCSTTQLLNKDLPSKSVTLPQSSSSQCSSSQSGSAEQKPLPLSEPPAVQDVQCQMETSQAECVTKESDQPSVPTASQAAELSALTNTKIFHHREPLPSSGIENQQQAELVTTQVSDQKDTLMETAHETEPENMETDAENLTTEAVGSPVPSTSSHIPTSAARESSTGFSRSDEFRPSQEDADACVQDCKKSQPSSDISGPCLDALTEKESVSCSSPEHKTEGTADVPQSSHNSGGGAAVSAMTESSSFEGSLSTDGSPESKAEASSEPMEVTPPEEKPESSSALEEQSQSAVQSADPTDVSSSASGSSSPQSGDRESDSSGAKLKVRAADEEMDIHVPHPRKRKMPKVSLSQTCSTTHQEREQQSLAAIVDSVKLEEIEPYQSDRANPYYEFLHIRKKIEEKRKVLCSVAPQPPQYYDEYVTFNGSYLLDGNPLSKLCIPTITPPPSLPEQLKEMFKQQEVVRMKLRLQHSIEREKLIVSNEQEVLRVHYRAARTLANQTLPFSACTVLLDAEVYNMPQDVQSDDGKTSVRDRFNARQFMSWLQDVDDKFDKLKTCLLMRQQHEAAALNAVQRLEWQLKLQELDPATYKSTSIFEIPEFYIPLVEVNDDFDLTPI; from the exons ATGGCAAAACCTGGGAGCGACAGAGATGGAGCCATGGTGGATAAGCAGGCGGGGAAGAAG AGCAAAGACAAGTTGTCGCCTTTCACCAAAACTCCAAAGTTGGACCGGAGTGAATTGCTGGGGAAGGAAGGGAAAGCAAAGTCTTCCATGAAGCGCAAGCTCTCCTTCACTACCAGTCCTCCACGGGCAGAGGAGCGAGACTCCGACACGG ATGACTCAGACCCAGGCCAGTCGAGTGAGACCTGGGGAGAGAGATTAGTGCCTCCCTGCAGGATATACGCAG ATAAAGATGGACCAGACAAGAAGAAGGTGAAAAAGGAAGCTGGGGGCAAGAAATCCCAGGCACCCAACTTTTTGTTTGGGTATCCGCTGTCGGAGCGCAAACAGATGGCTCTCCTAATGCAGATGACCGCCAACAGTCCAG ACTCTACACCGAGTCACCCCTCACAAACGACCCCTGTGCAGAAGAAAGTCCCCAGCAGCGCCTCGTCTCGGCAGAAAGACAAGGTCAACAAGAGGAACGAGCGAGGGGAGACTCCCCTTCACATGGCAGCAATCCGGGGAGATGCTAAGCAAGTTAAAGAGCTCATTAGTCTGGGAGCTGATGTCAATGTCAAAGACTTTGCAG GTTGGACGCCTCTGCATGAAGCCTGTAATCTTGGTTACTATGATGTGGCCAAGGTCTTGATAGCAGCGGGTGCAGAGGTGAATACGCAGGGTCTGGATGACGACACACCACTTCATGATGCTTCCAGCAGCGGACACAAAGAT ATTGTGAAACTTCTGCTTCGTCACGGCGGTAATGCTTTCCAAGCCAACAAGCGCGGCGAGCGCCCGGTGGATGTGGCAGACTCTCAGGAGCTGGAACAGCTATTAAAGGGAGAAGGGGCCGTGTCGGACCATGATGACAGCTCTTCAG AATCTGAAGACCCACCATCTGTCAATCCATCCAGTGTCGATGACAACATGGAAGACTCTGATACTGAAAAGGACTCTGCCACGAAAGCATCGTCTTCCATGCCGGGGATGGATGAGTACGAATTTAAGGacgaagaagaggaggatgatCTTAGTAAAGCCCTGAATGACAGACACATCCTTAGGAGGGAGCTACGACAGCCGGAGAAGGAGGACAAAGACAGGAATCACGTTGCAGTAAAGCAAAGCAACAAGGGGGATTCCTCATCAAAGTCCAAAAAGCAAAAGACGTCTCGTGTCCACTGCAGCTCGGATACCTCCAGCGACGAAACGGAGAGCCTCTCAGAGAAGAGAAGCTCCCCCACCTGCTCTCATAGCTCGGAGAACGTCAGGCCGGACACAAGGTCGAAAAAGGACAATACTGAGCAAAAGGACAAAGGCAAAGTTAAGAGGAAGAGCAAGAGCCAGaataaaaacaaggaaaaccAAGAAGATGGGAAAGAAAACAGTAAAACGCTAGTCCTCTCTCTGGCAACAGTGTCTGAAAGCACAGAGAAGGGCCGGGAGGAAGACTCTTTCAAGATGTCTTTCAGTCCCAAAGATGACTCATCCGTCCACCTCTTCCACTTGTCAGCCATCAAATCTCCTAAACTGAACCACAGCCTGACAGATAAACAGACACCActcaaacaggaaaatgtgAAGATGTGCGTTTCCATCACTGACAGCTCGTGTCCGGTGGATGGTGTCAAATACAACCACTACACAGATGCAGACTACTGCACTGAAGGCTCCAGCACGAAGGGGTGTAAGCACAAGGAAAAGAGCAAACATCAACAGAAAGACTCCAGTGTGGACGGCGATGACGGCCACTCGAGCCCCTACAAAGACAGCAGCATAGGAAACAACATAGACAGCGAGGGTGCCTTACGGAAGACTGATTTAGACGGAAAAGTCGTGAAGAAGCATAAAtttaaacacaaagagaaagacaaacacCGCAGGGAATATGAGGCAGAACGGAGCCGCCAAAGGCAAAAGGAGGCCAGGAAAGACAGCCACAGGAATTTGGAATTTGACAGAGAGTTCTGGAAAGAAAATTTTTTCAAAAGTGATGAGACAGATGAACCTCTGCCAGTAAAAAAGGAAAGTGAAGACAACAGCTCGCTTCAGAAGACTGCTGATTCCTCTCCTGTGAAAGATGAGCGAAACCCAAAGGAGAAACACTCCGGCAGCAAGGAAAAGAGGCCAAGAGAGGAGCGAGAAAAAGACAAGAGCGTGAAAAAAGAGCGGAAGGAGGCGGcaggaagagaagagaaggtGAAGGATTCAAAGCTGAGCGAGCATGACGAAAAGGTGGACTGCCACGGCTCAGGACGGATTCCTGAGGAGTCGCTGCAGAGCAACAGCATGAAAGAAGAAACAGAGGAGAAACCCATAAGTGGGATCACAGCTGATCAAGAACAGCTGGAGCCTGCAGAAAAAGGCTCACGCGAGAAAACTGACAAGAGGCTCCCAGGAAAGGAAAAGGATTCAGACAAAATGGAGAAAAGGCATCTAGACAAggaaaaaaaggtcaaaacGGAGCACTCTGACAAAACTGAACCACAGAACTCAGTGGATCGTTGGAAGGAAAAGGAGCGAGCGGGATCCATCTCTTCCGTTTCGCCTGGAGAGAAAAGCTCCAAAGAAAACGAGAAGCTGAAATCTTTAACCACAACAAAAAAGCATGAAGACAGCAGGAAAAGTAAAGACAAGTTTGACAAACGGTCTGATAAGGAGAGGCAGGACAGAGACTATAATGCCGGGGATCACAGAGAAAAGGATCGCACAAGCTCTGATAGGAAAGGAAAACCTCTGGAGAAGACCACGGATCACAGTAAATCTGATCGCACCAAAGAAAAGGACTTTGACAGGAAAagaagagataaaataaaagatggaACGCTGTCCTCTACCTCCAATCTGAAATTACTTTTAGAGGAGAAGAAAAGCCATCTCTCTGAGAGCGGCAAGTCCTTATCTACAAAATCAAAGGAGGAAGCAGTGAGAACGCCGGAGAAGGATCGCGATAGGCGAGACCGTGACAAAGACTCGGATAGACACAAGGACAAGGATAAAGAGCGACACAAAGACCGCTCCCAGCAGGCCAAAATCAGCAAGGCCAAATCCAGTGAGACGGAGGCAGACAAGGCCAAATTGAAAGCCCCGCCAGCAATACGAGACGCCaaaccaaaagaaaagagaCTTGTGAATGATGACCTGATGCAGACCAGCTTTGAGCGCATGCTCAGCATGAAGGATCAAGAGATTGAGCTGTGGCATCGGAAGCACCTAGAAAAACTCAAACAGAAAGAGCGGGAAAGGCTTAAACAGCGGCCTGTGGCAGATCCAGGGAAGTCCAAGCCTaaagacagaacaaaaacagaaccaTGCTTGAGTAAGGAGCTAACACGCTCAAAAAGCTCTGAAACACCTGATATCCACAGCAGAGATAAACCCCTGAAGGATGGCACTAGCCCCAGAACGGTGTCACTTGATGGGAAGAGTCTGCCCTCTATCAGCGCAAAGGTCATATCAGCCGTGGAAAACTGTCTGACGAGATCACCCCGTCCTGAGAACGACCGCTGTGGCATCATTTCCAGGTCTGTTTCTTTAGTCTCTGTTGCCAGCTCGGAGGATTCGTGCCAGGCAACGACATTAACTCCCAGAAATGCCGAATACGATTCTGACGTAAACATGGAAACCTCAGACTCCCAGCCTGCATTTCTTCAGTCTTCCCTCGTCATTCAAGCTACAAGGTCGCCGTCTGTTCACGATAAAGACTGCAACAGTCTTCCAGATGTTTCACAAGGTAATCGAGTGATATCCAGCAGGCATGAATCTCCTTACCTCAGGGCTATTCTGGATGAGGATGCCAACTCATCAACTGAAGGCAAAGCTGTTGAAAATCTGCCAAAATCCAACCTGCCTGCGATCTCAGGAGAGGAGCCGAGAATGAAGGAGGCCTCAGAAACTGAGGAGAGCCTGAGTACACAAcaaaattcaaattcagttacCGATCCAGTCACAGAGAGGGAAGGAAGCACTGCTGGATGCTCGACAACACAACTGTTAAACAAAGATCTTCCCAGTAAAAGCGTGACGCTTCCACAGTCCAGCAGCTCACAGTGCAGTAGTTCTCAAAGTGGGTCGGCGGAGCAGAAACCTCTTCCTCTATCTGAGCCTCCTGCTGTCCAAGACGTCCAGtgtcagatggagacctcacaGGCAGAATGTGTTACTAAAGAATCTGATCAGCCGTCAGTACCTACAGCTTCTCAAGCTGCTGAGCTGTCAgcactcacaaacacaaagatcTTCCATCATAGAGAACCACTCCCGTCTTCTGGTATTGAGAATCAGCAGCAGGCCGAGTTGGTTACCACGCAGGTTTCTGACCAAAAGGACACACTCATGGAGACCGCTCACGAAACAGAACCAGAAAATATGGAAACGGATGCAGAAAACTTGACAACAGAAGCGGTGGGGAGTCCCGTACCGTCCACCAGCTCGCACATTCCCACCTCTGCTGCCAGAGAATCCTCAACGGGTTTCAGCAGATCCGATGAGTTCAGGCCTTCTCAAGAGGATGCGGATGCATGTGTCCAAGACTGCAAGAAATCACAGCCTTCCAGCGACATCTCAGGCCCATGTCTCGATGCTCTTACGGAGAAGGAAAGCGTGTCCTGTTCGAGCCCTGAACACAAGACTGAAGGGACAGCAGACGTACCACAAAGCTCGCACAACAGCGGTGGTGGTGCTGCTGTCTCTGCTATGACTGAGAGTTCATCCTTTGAAGGCAGCCTGAGTACAGACGGCTCACCTGAATCCAAAGCAGAGGCCTCCTCAGAGCCCATGGAGGTCACACCTCCCGAGGAAAAACCAGAGTCATCCTCAGCTCTAGAGGAGCAGAGCCAAAGCGCCGTCCAGTCAGCAGATCCAACAGACGTCAGCAGCAGCGCCTCAGGGAGTTCCTCTCCGCAATCCGGAGACCGGGAGTCCGACTCCTCAGGGGCGAAGCTCAAGGTTCGTGCAGCAGACGAGGAAATGGACATTCACGTGCCCCATCCACGCAAGAGGAAGATGCCGAAGGTGTCGCTCTCCCAGACGTGCTCCACCACACACCAAGAGAGGGAACAGCAGTCACTAGCGGCTATCGTTGACTCTGTAAAGCTGGAGGAGATCGAGCCCTACCAGTCAGACAGGGCTAACCCATACTACGAGTTCCTGCACATCCGCAAGAAGATCGAGGAGAAGCGTAAAGTGTTGTGCAGCGTCGCCCCACAGCCGCCGCAGTATTATGACGAATACGTGACCTTTAATGGCTCATACCTCCTAGATGGGAACCCACTCAGCAAACTCTGTATACCAACT ATAACTCCTCCTCCGTCGTTACCTGAGCAGCTCAAAGAGATGTTCAAACAGCAGGAGGTGGTCCGCATGAAACTACGACTGCAACACAGCATTGAAAGG gAAAAGCTGATTGTTTCAAACGAGCAGGAGGTCTTACGAGTCCATTACCGGGCAGCAAGAACACTAGCCAATCAGACTCTGCCTTTCAGTGCCTGCACCGTTTTATTGGATGCTGAAGTGTACAACATGCCACAGGATGTCCAG AGTGATGATGGCAAAACATCAGTAAGGGACCGATTCAACGCCAGGCAGTTCATGTCGTGGTTACAAGATGTCGACGACAAGTTTGACAAACTAAAG ACGTGTCTTCTGATGAGGCAGCAGCACGAGGCGGCAGCTCTGAACGCAGTGCAGCGCTTGGAGTGGCAGCTCAAGCTGCAGGAGCTGGACCCGGCCACCTACAAGTCCACCAGCATCTTTGAGATCCCCGAGTTCTACATCCCGCTCGTGGAGGTCAATGACGACTTTGACCTGACCCCGATATGA